TTGTGGATAGGACACAAGATGGCAGATCATTTTTTTCTATCTTTTTATCTGTGGCAGGAGCACTAATGTTGCTGTACTACAATGTATGAACATCAGTTCACTACTGTTTCATGCAGGCAAAAACTGAGAAACATGTCTAAATTTTATTACCGACTGTATtaatattttacaaataaaaaattatttctacctgATCTCTGAACCACAGGTGACTTTGGAATGAAACATGGGAAGAAAGGAAAATGGCAGACTTGTCTAAAGGCACTATCTTTTTGGGGACATAAAATTGAACTATAAACATTTTGGacatagtgaaaatcaaaatgtTCCTTCCTCCCAAAAGACGATATCATGTGAAACACTCCATGAGCAGCCTTTGTCTAAGCAGTATACAAACtcctcagtaaataaaattaaaaagcttTGAAGCTGTCTGCAAAGTAAACCACAAGAGAAATAaagtttttggaacacagcctaaaACTCAGAGGCCACATCCACGAATACATACAATAATAACCAAGAAGACTATACCCAATAATTATCTCGCTACATTTGGGATCTCTCAGATTTTCTCAATTTGACTGAATAATGGTGTGCAGTTGGGTATTCAGCTGAACTGTTGATTCCCTTTTTATACACATCATTTTGATGACTGGGCTGTTAAACGTGTGCTTGTTGATATCTTTATGCTGCTAAAACAGCCTCGTCTTATACCTTTAACTTTAAATAGCATGGCTGTTGAACTGTGGATAAGCTAAATTTGTGAAACAAACATATTATACATTACTAATATGTAATCTTTGGAAAATAATTAACTATAATCACACTGTTACAAAAAGACGTAGCTCTTCTATGTGCAAGTCAGGTTTCTTgtgattaaaaataaaattgtacttTTGTTTCACAACTGTAGATACCAAGATAATTTGAAACAACATTGTTTTCTATGTCAGCTGGAAACACAAATCAGTTTCAAAGTTTCATAGCCATCAGAAGAAACAACAACATTTTTGTAAAAGAAGCTGAACTACTtgaaagcaaagtaaaatttgccTTAGCATTTGGATCAACAACTAAATTAAAAATTATGCCATAGTTTACAACTTACTAGGCTCTGGTTCTGCAAAGTCCTTTCTCATAGTCCACATATACTCATTGTAGTCTTGTTTAACAGAGGCAGAGGATGAAGCAACTACTTTATAACCCAGAACTTCAAGGGCTGTCAGAATAACACACGGATGTTGCAAGAAAACTATAGTCGATTCATCACAGTAACCTCCTGAAGCGAATCTGCTCATCTGCTCAAGATCTGATGCTTCAACATGAGATAAAAGCAATGTTGTAAGCTCacaaaaataaattcaaacaaaCAAATTTGTCTTTATTTTACATTCAAAGAACTGTGTATTAAAACAATGATTAGTAAATCCTCTTAATTTTTAATCAggtattaatattatgaaaaggatagctgctctCACCAtaaagcagaaatgctgagtcgcagacagtctATGGCTGTTGAGGCCACACTGCCAGCAGCTCCAGGTGATGGGAGATGTAACCGGGTGgtcggggtaaggaggaggctagggcagggagggggaaggagagcaGATTAGGTGTGAGGAACAGTaaaatgctgcttgtgggagcatacatggACAAAGTGTAGAGAGGGTAGGTCAGTTagatgcagtcgggaggttagacggaggtcAGGGTTAATGGAGAAGGAGAgatgtaaaaagactgtgggtgcgctGATGGAATATAGACTGTGTAGTGATGGAAGGGGCTAGAGGGTAAGGACACAtcctaacaaaggttgaggccaggacagTTACAggaataggatatattgcagggagagtccccatatgcacaattcagaaaaattagtattgatgggaaggatccagatggcacaggctctgaagcagtcattgaaatcaagaacattgtgttggcaagcatgctcagcaatggggtagtccagctatttcttggccacagtttgttggtggccattcaggcaggcaggcagacagcttgttagttgtcatgcccacgtagaatgcaccacagtgcttgcagcttagcttgtacatcacatgacttGTGTCACATGTAGTGCTGTCTTaaaatgggataggtgatgcttgtgactgaactggagtaggtggtggtggtggtggtgggaggatatatggggcaggtcttgcatcaagATCTatcacagggatatgagccatgaggcaagggattgggagcaggagatGTGTAGGGATGGACAGAGATACTGCGTCGGTTCGGTGgatagtggaataccactgtgggaggggtgggaaggatattgggtaggatattcctgttttcagggcacaatgagaactGGTCAAAACCCTGGCAAAGaaggtgattcagttgctccagtcctgagtcatgaggggaatggccctctgtggccagacggtgggactttgggaggtggtgggtgactcaAGAGAAGGCATGGCAGTTCtgtttttgtacaaagttgggagggtaattacagtcttgcagtgtgctcagcaaccagAAACTTcagtcatgtgtgtgcgagttgcatttgagtgcaggtatatgtgtgtgtgtgtgtgtgtgtgtgtgtgagagagagagagagagagagagagagagagagagagagagagagagagagaggggccttgttggctgaaagctcattttataacagttttttattgtgcctatctgtgactcagcacatCTGccattggtgagtagcaactatccttttcataatattgttacattccatctagaTTTTTCCATTGTTGAGTCAGGTATTAATGTATTATTAAATAGCATCATATATGACTGCATCATTTCTTAAGCTGAGAACATGAGTAACAAACAGTGTGATTATTACATGTTCACTTTCCTGTACttgaatacagggtggtcccgtAAGTACCTGGCCTGACTAAGAGATGGCagtcattgttgaaaaatatttctggATTAGAAAGTATACGATCTATGAGGCATATTTCAAGTTTGAAGATGCCacattgtttagtatttgtttAGCAGCCATCAATAGAGAACGTTGTGAGTGAACTTGTGAAAATGGAGGCAACTGGTCATCGTTATgtgatacttttttattttttatttatttatttatttatttatttatttattttaaaggcCTCAGTGCAACCAGTATTAAAGCTGACCTAGATTCTACTTTGGGAGAGTCTGTTCCTTCATTGTCAACAGCAAAATATTGGGTGACTGCATTTAAACGAGGCCATATGTGCTGCCAAGATGAGCATTGCAGTGGTCGACCAAATGAGGTGACAACTccagaaatggtgaagaaaatccaCAAAGCAATACTGGATGATCATCGACTGAAAGTGCGTGAGCTAGCAGACATATTAGGCATTTCAAAAAGTGCGATAAATCACATATTGTCTGAAAATTTGGCcatgagaaaactgtgtgcaaggtttGTGCCATGTTTACTCACACTTGAGCAAAAACAGTGTCATGAAGCTGTTTGAATTGAGCGTTTAATGAAGTTTCGCATCAACAAAGTTGATTTTTTGCACCATTTCATAACCAGTGTTGTTTCCTCAGGACAATGCGCCAGCTCACAAGTTCATTATTGCAATggcgaaaattaatgaattaaagtttgaattTGAATTAAAGTTTGAATTACTACCTCATACACCTTATTTGCCAGATTTAGCCCCCCTGAATTATTTTCTGTTCCCAAACTTGAAAAAATGGCTCGGTGGTCGAAGATTTTCAACAAATGAAGATGTGATGTCGGCAGTTAATGGCTATTTTGAGGAGTTAGACAGTTCTCGTTGTAAAAAAGGCATCAGACTTATTGAACACCACTGGGAAAAGTGCATGGggctgaaaggagattatgttgaaaaataaataatttttttttccaattttttttttgttttctatgctTGGTCGGGTACTTATGGGACCATCCTCGAAATCAAAGCTCAAGTAAAGCAAAGGTGCTTATGGGAATAACCTGATATTGTTCAGTGATAATGGtcctacactcctggccattaaagttgctacaccaagaagaaatgcagacgataaacaggtattcattggacaaatatattatactagaactaacatgtaattatattttcatgcaatttgggtgcatagatcctgataaatcagtacccagaacaaccacctctggctgtaataacggccttgatacacctgggcattgagtcaaacagagcttggatggcatgtacaggtacagctgcccatgcagcttcaacatgataccacagttcatcaagagtagtgactggcatattgtgatgagccagttgctcggccaccattgactagacattttcaattggtgacagatctggagaatgtgctggccagggcagcagttgaacattttctgtatccagaaaggcccgtacaggacctgcaacatgcggtcgtgcattatcctgctgaaatgtagggtttcgcagggatcgaatgaagggtagagccacgggtcgtaacacatatgaaatgaaatgtccactgttcaaagtgccgtcaatgcgaacaagaggtgaccgagacgtgtaaccaatggcaccccataccatcacgccaggtgatacgccagtatggcgatgacaaatacacgcttcatacgtgcgttcaccgcgatgtcaccaaacacagatgcgaccatcatgatgctgtaaacacaacctggattcatctgaaaaaatgacgttttgccattcgtgcacccaggttcgtcactgagcacaccatcgcaggcgctcctgtctatgatgcagcatcaagggtaaccgcagctgtggtctctgagctgataacccatgctgttgcaaacatcatcgaactgttcgtgcagatggttgttgtcttgcgaacgtcccatctgttgactcagggatcgagatgtggctgcacgatccgttatagccatacggataagatgcctgtcatctcgacaattagtgatacgaggccgtttggattcagcacatcattcagtattaccctcctcagcccaccgattccatattctgctaacagtcattggatctagaccaatgcaagcagcaatgccACTATATGATAAacaacaatcgcaataggctacaatccgacctttatcaaagtcggaaatgtgatggtatgcgtttctcatccttacacgaggcatcacaacaatgtttcaccaggcaatgccggtcaactgctgttcgtgtatgtgaaaccggttggaaactttcctcatgtcagcacgttgtaggtgtcgccaccagtgccaaccttgtgtgaatgctctgaaaagctaatcatttgcatatcacagcatcttcttcctgtcggttaaatttcacgtctatagcacgttatcttcgtggtgtagcaattttaatggccagtagtgtattttaccttTAGTCATACAAGTGACTAAAATGTTATCAGTGTCATTTTCTTTTAAGTAACAGGATTATCTTAACCAAAACTTGCTAAAATTATATTCTTGCAACACTTCTAACAAGAATGTGTGTTAtttccatttaaaaataatttattgcttTTGAAGACTGAACTTTGtggtttttttatataaaaatacataaaataccaTAATAGTCTATATTAAGAAATCCTTTATTCATACTGCATTACAAATATTGGGGATAAGTCCCTTTAATTACATTACTGTAATACTATGATCTGGATTTGGTAATATCCAAAGGAAGAACAATAATACAGGATAAGAAAAATTGGAACAATGAAATCACTATACTTGGCAAAAATGGCACAATATTGGTGAAGATGAAATCAAAATTACTTTAACAGCGCTTACTCTGTTGGTTACTGGATTCAGAATGGGAAGTTATCATTGGAATGGAGACAAACATCAGCTTCTAACTATGCAATATTTGGAAACTATCTGAAAACAATCCATTTAAAGTATGTTAAATACCTCGAGACTGATATCCATAACTTTTGTAAATTAACAAAATAACCAGTTACATCATTCCTTGGTAAAGGTAAGTAGAGTACTATGGCCCAGAGTATACATTAAACTCTTCAACAAGACTCTGGTGGGAAGTTGCTTAAATGGAAATAAAAAGTCTCAAGAGTGAATAGATCACACACCAATACACAAccttatctttcagatttatagtCAGAGTATTACTAATGGAAAAATCACTGGGTACAAATCCACCAAATTTCACTCTTAACACCAAAGTGATTGTCCTTGTTTAGAACGTAGCCCATCAACATACAAGAGATAATTTGTTTAAAGTGTGTATCTCATAAATACAAGTCATGGGTAGTACTGTCACATTTTGGAAGTTTCAGTCAATCAAATAGCTAAAACCTCCATCTTTATTTTAGCCTTCAACAGCTACTCTAGCAGAACATTATAAAAGACCTTTCATAACACCCAAAGAAATCCTGACCATACGTATATAAACCCTGCCAGTGTCCCATAGTTGATGTCTGAGAGATgactaatttttttattggtgcATAAAATAGTTATTATAGTATACAACCTAGATAAATGTTACTAGGGAGACAGTCTTAGTGAAGACGTGGTTAAACATGGTTTTGAAATTCAAAATACTTTCCTTAGTATTGTGTTTAGATCAGTTTTATTTGGTATAGCAAATACCACATTCATGTATGCATGGTGAAGAATTGCTGTTATTCCCTGGGGCAAGTTGGCTATGAACCTGTTGCAGTAATGACAACAGAACTATGTCAATGCTGAATGCTGATTATATGAAATGATGGTGCATTATATTTTTTTGTAGCGGTGGCAACAGTTATTCTCTTGGTTGTCTTGTAAATCATCTGTCAGATAGGGTTGTTACTTGCATCAAAATTAAAATTCACTcaagaaaattagaaaattatgagacagaactgCTCGCCAGGAGGCAAAATATTTAGTACTGCTGACAGACACACATGAAAGTGTATGATTAACTTTTAGAATTATGATTTCCATCCTTCTGTCCCGAAGAATGAACTAATGATTCCACTGACATAAATCTACTGTTATTACTGCAACAATTTGTAGAGTAATGCGATGTTCATGAGAACATCATGTTCCACTGTGGTACAGTAGCCAAAGGTGGTCATGTTCTATGTTAACTTAgtatattaagaaaaataaaaaaaaaaataaaaaaacattcacCGTATGCACCCTCATACCTGTATGTGCAGATCATGTGGACAATATTTGGATGTGCAGCAGCCAAAATCCAGAATGAAATACGGGAAAAAAAAGCCACTGGCTTGTGATGATGCACGGTGGTTTGATGGTACATATGGAATGTGCAGTGAACTCCTTAGGGCAAGAGGGTCACCAACATTGTCAAGGGTCAGAACAAATGACTGTTTTGAACTGAATTTGATGGTAGACACTGCTTGAAAAGCTTCTATGCATGCTAAGTTACTTGATTGTCATCTTTCAGAACGTTATTGTAAAATGGATCTGGTGTTTATTTGAATCAAGTGGTTCAGATATAGAAGAATCACTGAAGAAAGAAGTAAACGGATTATTTCAGTAGTTCCAAGTAgtgaagaaaatttaaaatgaagATTGAACAAATTCTGAAGAGACTTTaacaaaatattaagaataaaTGAGATCTTGCTACGAGCACAACAAATCAATAAGATAACTTATACACTGCACACGATACATCGTGATACAACTTTCAAGGCATTatcgaaaataaattatttaaaattattttgcaacaatatttaaaGAAGTTATCTATAATTTAAAGGATGCAATAGTACTGGGAACTTATAAAGACCAGCCAGGATTACTAAAATgtggtacatgcatcacaaataTCGATCACATCTTACATACTTCGCAACGTAAAAATAAATTCTCAGTGGGATTGGAAAAGAAGATAGTCAATTTGGTAATTAGATGTCTGGTTATGAGCTGACATACATTTTGAGACTACGGCATCTCTTCACCGACCTGgtggcagcattttatttccacagTACTGGTGGTGAAACTTTGTGACAAGCGGCATAGTGAGATTTCATgtcataattctgtttcaattaTTGGTAAATTATAATAGATTTTATTTTGCCAATAGTTATGCATGCAATGGAAGCAAAAACAATGGAATCTACAGAACCATCAGAAATAGCCTAAAGAGTTTCAGGAATTAACAACTAGTCTTATGAACACATTAGAAGATAATGATAAGAGATTACAAATACTAAACTGATTATAAGAATGATATATTAAGCATCTAGAGGAAAATATAcaaggtctgtctaaaaagtatccaaccttcagccagaaaaaatatttctaatacctGACGGGTTtggaccctaatccccttcaaagtaagCC
This genomic stretch from Schistocerca cancellata isolate TAMUIC-IGC-003103 chromosome 2, iqSchCanc2.1, whole genome shotgun sequence harbors:
- the LOC126162485 gene encoding uncharacterized protein LOC126162485, translated to MPYILVRGNLASYGQRQPWRVLVSGLKASDLEQMSRFASGGYCDESTIVFLQHPCVILTALEVLGYKVVASSSASVKQDYNEYMWTMRKDFAEPEPTGNGHTTFAS